Proteins from a single region of Verrucomicrobiia bacterium:
- a CDS encoding dihydrodipicolinate reductase, whose protein sequence is MSHTISIAQYGLGPIGIESLKLAASKPWVEIVGGIDIDPAKVGKDLGELTGLASLKGRVVYDSLEKLLAHAKPDVVLHTTVSKFKNAFPQLEPLARAGISVVSSCEELLFPQLMEPELAAMLDQTCQAGGSRIIGTGVNPGFVMDVLPICLTGVSRDVRAIHIQRVVNASTRREPLQKKIGSGWIPEEFRRLFKEGRAGHAGLKESLALIAHCLGWQATDITETGEPVIADHDIKTKFLEVKKGLTCGLHQHATAKISSGAKLVLDIKMYLDAPNPHDAIQIEGDPSLDVVINGGVAGDHATVAALVNTARRILSARPGLLLMSDISLPCWS, encoded by the coding sequence ATGAGTCATACCATCAGCATCGCGCAATACGGCCTTGGCCCCATCGGCATCGAATCCCTCAAGCTCGCCGCGTCCAAGCCCTGGGTGGAGATTGTCGGCGGCATTGACATTGACCCTGCCAAAGTTGGCAAAGACCTCGGCGAACTCACTGGCCTGGCTTCGCTCAAGGGCCGCGTGGTCTATGATTCGCTTGAAAAATTGCTCGCGCATGCCAAGCCCGACGTCGTCCTGCACACGACCGTTTCCAAATTTAAAAACGCTTTCCCGCAACTCGAACCACTCGCGCGCGCGGGCATCAGCGTCGTTTCGTCCTGTGAAGAATTGCTTTTTCCGCAACTGATGGAACCGGAACTCGCCGCGATGCTCGACCAAACCTGCCAGGCCGGCGGCTCACGCATCATCGGCACCGGCGTCAATCCCGGGTTCGTCATGGATGTGCTTCCCATCTGCCTTACCGGCGTCAGCCGCGACGTCCGCGCCATTCATATCCAGCGCGTCGTCAATGCTTCCACCCGCCGCGAACCGCTTCAGAAAAAAATCGGCAGCGGCTGGATTCCCGAGGAGTTTCGCCGCTTGTTCAAGGAAGGCCGCGCCGGTCACGCCGGCTTGAAGGAATCGCTGGCACTGATCGCGCATTGCCTGGGCTGGCAAGCCACGGACATCACTGAAACCGGCGAACCGGTCATCGCCGATCACGACATCAAAACGAAATTTCTCGAAGTGAAAAAGGGACTCACCTGCGGCCTGCATCAGCATGCGACAGCGAAGATCAGCAGCGGCGCGAAACTCGTGCTCGACATCAAAATGTATCTCGACGCCCCAAATCCGCACGATGCCATCCAGATCGAAGGCGATCCTTCGCTGGACGTGGTCATCAATGGCGGCGTCGCAGGAGATCACGCCACCGTGGCCGCCCTCGTCAACACCGCCCGCCGGATTCTCTCCGCCCGCCCGGGCCTGCTATTGATGAGCGACATTTCCCTGCCTTGCTGGTCGTAA
- a CDS encoding PQQ-binding-like beta-propeller repeat protein, which produces MKNRQWSKIFKACIFFGLLAMGISARASDWPQWRGLERDGHVPADAQVPVSVSTEPKVDWKLQIGGGFSSPVVAGGKLVYLDAQDGKEIAHMLDAKTGKEIWRATLTDSFEDEWGPGPRSTPIMDGDRVYTQSCNGEFRCLNAADGKVIWGTSFAKDFGVTFLGGKANEGTASRRGNNGCGVIDGEHIILPVGSKAGASAVCFDKRNGKVLWKTGNDEAAYSSLLVENFAGTKQIIYFTSEALMGMGADDGRILWRVPLRTDAKRHAMTPVIFGDTISVNSQTIGLVCFKITKEGDAFKAERSWTDKDLKINLATPVLVDHYLYCQGAGKNYVCVDALNGKKMWDQEGFGDKVSVSIVMGKNILVTTDKGDLFFIAANPEKYTELAHTQVCGKSWSSPAYADGKLFVREGLDRGWKITCFDLMAGNRE; this is translated from the coding sequence ATGAAAAATCGTCAATGGAGCAAAATTTTTAAGGCGTGTATTTTTTTTGGGTTGCTCGCGATGGGAATTTCCGCGAGAGCGAGCGATTGGCCGCAATGGCGCGGGCTGGAGCGGGACGGACATGTTCCGGCGGATGCACAGGTGCCGGTATCGGTTTCGACGGAGCCCAAGGTGGACTGGAAATTGCAGATCGGCGGAGGATTTTCATCGCCGGTGGTCGCGGGAGGGAAACTGGTTTATCTCGATGCGCAGGACGGGAAAGAAATTGCGCACATGCTGGATGCGAAAACCGGCAAGGAAATCTGGCGCGCAACGCTGACCGATTCATTCGAGGATGAATGGGGGCCGGGGCCGCGCAGCACGCCGATCATGGATGGCGACCGAGTTTACACGCAGTCATGCAACGGCGAATTTCGCTGCCTGAATGCGGCGGATGGAAAAGTGATTTGGGGGACAAGTTTCGCGAAAGATTTTGGGGTGACATTTTTGGGCGGCAAGGCGAATGAGGGCACCGCGAGCCGGAGGGGGAACAATGGCTGCGGCGTGATTGATGGGGAGCATATTATTCTGCCGGTCGGCAGCAAGGCGGGTGCGAGCGCGGTCTGTTTTGACAAGCGGAACGGTAAAGTTTTATGGAAAACGGGCAACGATGAGGCGGCGTATTCTTCACTGTTGGTTGAGAACTTCGCGGGGACAAAACAGATTATTTATTTCACGTCAGAGGCGTTGATGGGCATGGGCGCGGACGACGGCAGGATTTTGTGGCGAGTGCCCTTGCGGACGGATGCGAAACGCCACGCGATGACGCCGGTGATCTTTGGCGACACTATCAGCGTGAACTCGCAAACGATTGGGCTGGTGTGTTTCAAAATTACGAAAGAAGGAGACGCTTTCAAGGCGGAGCGGTCCTGGACGGACAAGGACTTGAAAATCAATCTCGCGACGCCGGTGCTGGTTGACCATTATTTATATTGCCAGGGCGCTGGAAAAAATTATGTGTGCGTGGACGCGTTGAACGGAAAGAAGATGTGGGACCAGGAAGGGTTCGGCGACAAGGTGTCCGTGAGCATCGTTATGGGGAAAAATATTCTGGTGACGACGGACAAGGGAGATTTGTTTTTCATCGCGGCGAACCCGGAAAAATACACGGAACTGGCGCACACGCAGGTTTGTGGAAAGAGTTGGAGTTCGCCAGCGTATGCGGATGGGAAATTGTTTGTGCGCGAGGGGTTGGATCGTGGATGGAAGATAACTTGTTTTGATTTGATGGCGGGAAATAGAGAATGA
- a CDS encoding TIM barrel protein: protein MSANKNTFPKLHNAMWPGLVGKGSPGAEPCISLDTMLDLTAAAEVNGVKFDGVDLFLFDPHVSIDSTADGVKKIADKIRAKNFTVGSVVAPVWPPTGGGSAMGSADERKKFVQQVRKACGIAERLRELGVRPYGVVRIDSACGVGEWENDRKGNTKKIAATFREAAKVAKDHGERLAVEGEICWGGMHSWKYMLQLLEAVDMPKVVGFQADMAHTLLYTLGYNAPEHRIVPKNFHWEPGAFHEAMKKMTKALRPWTIDFHVAQNDATVKGSGSHDKTGRHCLATDPNGKLNIARDAGYWLRDGAGKVTKKFKHICWDGCMFPNDVMMKPETWNNILAAMIQVRENHGW, encoded by the coding sequence ATGAGCGCGAACAAAAATACTTTTCCCAAACTGCACAATGCCATGTGGCCGGGTCTCGTCGGCAAAGGCAGCCCCGGCGCGGAACCCTGCATCAGTCTCGATACCATGCTGGATCTCACCGCCGCTGCCGAAGTCAACGGTGTCAAATTTGATGGCGTGGATTTATTTCTGTTCGACCCGCATGTGAGCATTGATTCCACCGCGGACGGCGTGAAAAAAATTGCCGATAAAATTCGCGCAAAGAATTTTACCGTCGGTTCGGTGGTCGCGCCGGTTTGGCCGCCGACCGGCGGCGGCTCGGCGATGGGCAGCGCCGACGAGCGCAAAAAATTTGTCCAACAAGTGCGCAAGGCCTGTGGCATCGCCGAGCGGCTTCGAGAATTGGGCGTCCGCCCGTACGGCGTGGTGCGCATAGATTCCGCCTGCGGCGTCGGTGAATGGGAAAACGACCGCAAGGGCAACACGAAAAAAATTGCAGCCACGTTTCGCGAAGCCGCGAAGGTTGCGAAAGATCACGGCGAAAGGCTTGCCGTCGAGGGTGAAATTTGCTGGGGCGGCATGCACTCGTGGAAATATATGCTGCAACTCCTCGAAGCGGTGGATATGCCCAAGGTAGTCGGTTTTCAAGCGGACATGGCGCACACGCTTCTCTACACGCTCGGCTATAACGCTCCCGAACACCGCATCGTGCCGAAGAATTTTCATTGGGAACCCGGCGCGTTCCACGAAGCGATGAAAAAAATGACGAAGGCATTGCGTCCCTGGACGATTGATTTTCACGTCGCGCAAAACGATGCCACCGTCAAAGGTTCCGGCTCTCACGACAAAACCGGGCGTCATTGTTTGGCCACCGATCCCAACGGAAAATTAAATATCGCGCGCGATGCCGGTTATTGGCTGCGCGATGGCGCCGGCAAAGTCACCAAAAAATTCAAGCACATCTGCTGGGACGGTTGCATGTTCCCGAACGATGTCATGATGAAACCCGAAACCTGGAACAACATTCTCGCCGCGATGATTCAAGTCCGCGAAAATCACGGCTGGTAA
- a CDS encoding Gfo/Idh/MocA family oxidoreductase, whose product MKKLNIGLVGYGFMGRTHSNAFRKVNNFFELEYQPVLKAVCGRDAEKTSAFARKWGYESVETDWRRLIERADIDLIDIVTPNDSHAEIAIAAAKAGKMILCEKPLSMDGRQGKKMTEVIERAGVPNMVWYNYRRVPAVTMAKQLIDEGRLGRIFHYRAKFLQDWTISKDLPQGGTGLWRLDVKAAGSGVTGDLLAHCIDTALWLNGSIDSVTAMTETFVKQRKHNLTGKVEKVSIDDACAFLARFANGSLATFESTRYARGHKALYTFEINGEHASIAWDLHDLHRLQYFDHRDESRLRGWRSIHITDGDQPYMKHWWVPGLQIGYEHTFIHQVADFLEGLETRKPAHPNFRDALETQYVCDAVLKSAKTGKWQNVPSNKK is encoded by the coding sequence ATGAAAAAACTGAACATCGGATTGGTCGGTTACGGTTTCATGGGCCGGACCCACTCCAACGCCTTCCGCAAAGTAAATAATTTCTTCGAACTCGAATATCAGCCGGTGTTGAAAGCCGTCTGCGGACGCGACGCGGAAAAGACTTCGGCCTTCGCCAGGAAATGGGGTTACGAAAGCGTTGAGACGGATTGGCGGCGATTGATCGAACGCGCGGATATTGACCTCATTGACATCGTCACGCCGAACGATTCGCACGCGGAAATCGCCATCGCCGCCGCCAAGGCGGGCAAAATGATTTTGTGCGAAAAACCGCTTTCGATGGACGGACGCCAGGGAAAAAAAATGACCGAGGTCATCGAGCGCGCCGGCGTGCCGAACATGGTTTGGTACAATTATCGCCGCGTCCCCGCCGTGACCATGGCCAAGCAGTTGATTGACGAAGGCAGGCTTGGGCGCATCTTCCATTATCGCGCGAAGTTTTTACAGGACTGGACTATCTCGAAAGATTTGCCGCAAGGCGGCACGGGCTTGTGGCGGCTTGATGTCAAAGCCGCGGGCAGCGGCGTGACCGGCGACTTGCTCGCGCACTGCATTGACACCGCGCTTTGGCTAAACGGCAGCATTGATTCCGTCACGGCCATGACCGAAACCTTCGTTAAGCAGCGCAAACATAATCTCACCGGCAAAGTCGAGAAGGTAAGCATTGATGACGCGTGCGCTTTTCTCGCGCGCTTCGCAAATGGTTCGCTAGCTACTTTCGAGTCCACCCGTTACGCGCGCGGGCACAAGGCGCTCTACACTTTCGAGATCAACGGCGAACACGCGTCCATCGCCTGGGACTTGCATGATCTTCACCGACTGCAATATTTCGATCATCGTGACGAAAGCCGCCTGCGCGGCTGGCGTTCCATCCACATCACCGACGGCGACCAGCCTTACATGAAACATTGGTGGGTTCCCGGTTTGCAAATCGGCTACGAACATACTTTCATCCACCAGGTCGCTGATTTCCTCGAGGGATTGGAAACCAGAAAACCCGCACATCCCAATTTCCGCGATGCACTGGAAACCCAATATGTCTGCGATGCCGTCCTCAAATCCGCAAAAACCGGCAAATGGCAAAACGTCCCCTCAAATAAAAAGTAG
- a CDS encoding c-type cytochrome domain-containing protein, with product MNYKTLTVALTATLALSLLTASAEDKKLDASKLPPASTMTGVTYDKDIKPIFDKNCVKCHHGEKAHAKLHLDTMEGAIKGGKEGPDIISGKSGDSPLVYAVAHIGDDDDFMPPTKKMKDGTTLTPLTPEQVGLIRAWIDQGCK from the coding sequence ATGAACTACAAAACCCTTACTGTTGCCCTTACTGCCACTCTCGCGCTCAGCCTGTTGACGGCTTCCGCCGAAGACAAAAAGCTCGACGCGAGCAAGCTGCCACCGGCGTCCACCATGACCGGCGTCACCTACGACAAAGATATCAAACCCATCTTTGATAAAAATTGCGTGAAGTGCCATCACGGCGAAAAGGCCCACGCGAAACTGCACCTGGACACGATGGAAGGCGCGATCAAAGGCGGCAAAGAAGGCCCGGACATCATCTCCGGCAAGAGCGGCGATAGCCCGCTGGTTTATGCTGTAGCGCACATCGGCGATGACGATGATTTCATGCCGCCCACCAAGAAGATGAAAGACGGCACAACCCTGACGCCGCTCACTCCTGAACAGGTCGGCCTCATTCGCGCGTGGATTGATCAAGGCTGTAAATAA
- the ggt gene encoding gamma-glutamyltransferase gives MKPQLGIISKFIFIACFWFGVITATRGADTNSSPAWPPLVAYGEHGMVATVAPLATEAGVKVLKDGGNAIDAAVAVGLTLGVVDGANSGIGGGCFMLIRRADGSIVALDGREMAPGAATRDMFIRNGKADPELSQTGALASGVPGSLAVYDYAETHFGKKNLKELILPAAEIADRGFVVSAGYARRLKASAKDLWEFGASREIYFKNSRQTYGAGDTLRQKDLAASYRHIAEEGVDWFYRGAFGAAVETWMKKNGGIVTAQDFRDYHILLREPVSTMYRGYEVVSFPPPSSGGVHVVEMLNILEPFDLKKMDEVTRLHVIAEAMKLAFADRAYWLGDPDFANVPRGLVEKKYGAELAKKINPEHTTVVPGHGLPPGWDKEFFKQHTTHFSVADAEGNWVACTATVNTSFGSKVVIPGTGIVMNNQMDDFSAQPGATNYFKLIGAEANSVGPGKRPLSSMSPTIVLKDHQPILALGAAGGPTIISQVLYALVNILDMGMSPEDAMLQPRLHHQWSPDELMVEKTMPLKLRAALAARGRAVGVTSAIGATQIVGRTKDGKEFVGVADPRASGEAKGW, from the coding sequence ATGAAGCCGCAACTTGGAATCATCAGCAAATTTATCTTCATCGCGTGCTTTTGGTTTGGCGTCATAACGGCGACTCGCGGGGCAGATACAAATTCATCACCAGCCTGGCCGCCATTAGTCGCTTATGGAGAACACGGGATGGTGGCCACAGTTGCTCCGCTGGCGACGGAGGCGGGCGTAAAAGTTTTGAAAGACGGAGGCAATGCGATTGATGCCGCGGTCGCCGTGGGATTGACGCTGGGCGTGGTGGATGGGGCGAATTCGGGAATTGGCGGCGGCTGTTTCATGCTGATTCGCCGCGCGGATGGTTCGATTGTGGCGCTGGATGGACGTGAAATGGCGCCGGGGGCGGCGACGCGGGACATGTTCATTCGCAATGGAAAAGCCGACCCGGAGTTGAGCCAAACGGGCGCGCTGGCGAGCGGCGTGCCGGGGTCGCTGGCCGTGTATGATTATGCGGAAACGCATTTTGGGAAAAAAAATCTCAAGGAATTGATTTTGCCGGCGGCGGAAATTGCGGACAGAGGTTTTGTCGTTAGTGCGGGCTATGCGAGGAGACTAAAAGCGTCGGCAAAAGACTTATGGGAGTTTGGGGCATCGAGAGAAATTTATTTCAAGAATTCCCGGCAGACTTACGGCGCGGGTGACACCTTGCGGCAAAAAGATCTGGCGGCGAGTTATCGGCATATTGCGGAGGAAGGCGTGGATTGGTTTTATCGCGGGGCATTTGGCGCGGCGGTGGAAACCTGGATGAAGAAAAACGGCGGCATCGTGACGGCGCAGGATTTTCGCGATTACCATATTCTCTTGCGCGAGCCGGTAAGCACAATGTATCGCGGTTATGAAGTGGTATCGTTTCCTCCGCCGAGTTCAGGCGGCGTGCATGTGGTGGAGATGCTGAATATTCTCGAACCGTTCGATCTGAAAAAAATGGACGAGGTGACTCGCCTGCACGTGATTGCGGAAGCAATGAAACTGGCATTTGCGGATCGCGCGTATTGGCTGGGCGACCCGGATTTCGCGAATGTGCCGCGCGGATTGGTGGAAAAAAAATACGGCGCGGAGTTAGCGAAGAAAATCAATCCGGAGCATACGACTGTTGTGCCGGGACACGGATTGCCGCCGGGTTGGGACAAGGAATTTTTCAAGCAGCACACGACACATTTTTCCGTCGCGGACGCGGAAGGGAATTGGGTGGCGTGCACGGCGACGGTGAACACGAGCTTTGGCTCCAAGGTGGTGATTCCTGGCACTGGAATCGTGATGAATAATCAAATGGACGATTTTTCGGCGCAGCCGGGCGCGACGAATTATTTCAAACTGATCGGCGCGGAAGCCAATTCGGTAGGGCCGGGAAAGCGTCCGCTGTCGAGCATGTCTCCGACGATTGTATTGAAAGATCACCAGCCGATTCTGGCGCTGGGCGCGGCGGGCGGCCCGACGATTATTTCGCAGGTACTCTATGCGTTGGTAAATATTTTGGACATGGGAATGAGCCCGGAGGATGCGATGTTGCAGCCGCGATTGCATCATCAATGGTCGCCGGATGAATTGATGGTGGAAAAAACCATGCCGCTGAAATTGCGCGCGGCGTTGGCGGCGCGCGGTCGTGCGGTTGGAGTCACGAGCGCGATCGGCGCGACTCAAATCGTGGGGCGAACGAAGGACGGAAAAGAATTCGTCGGCGTGGCGGACCCGCGGGCCTCGGGCGAAGCAAAAGGATGGTAA
- the dnaG gene encoding DNA primase: protein MAEFFSDNTRERIRSASDIVDIIGSYVPLKRAGANFVALCPFHKEKSPSFNVNPQRQIFHCFGCHKGGDVFTFVQEYENIPFPDAVRRLAERAKIPLETENNPAQQQTRHIKDSLLQIHEQIAQRWQNALATEAGGQIARDYLAKRGVSEEAIKIFRLGYAPDAWDDTVNWAKSKGHELALVEQGGLILAKDGGGHYDRFRGRLMFPICDEQARIIGFSGRVLSGDQKTAKYVNSPETPIFTKGKVFFGLDKSKRALLDAQSAIVCEGQLDLIACFMSGVQNIVAPQGTALTADHARILKRYVDEVVLCFDSDNAGQNAAVRSLDSLLASGLAIRVALVPAPHDPDSFIKEFGGEAFKQLIEKADGFFDYYLNRLCATNDLATDKGRLAVLEAMAEAVHKTGNVVLVDKYAQKTALRLSVSPEAVRTEFKKASRLKRGPTAIEQENAAAEASLSAEAGSTAVPEIKPTPLEYYLLKILLLHEDTVEWIHTHFDPQWVLHHRVREILLIRLSMREAGTWQGVAALLTQCEAVELRRMITEATAEDRPIPNTMQQLTDIVLRLRNQFVDRQLTALTHRAAQPELGDDERLEVMQRQQSLRQLKRQPLAPLDGRGEEPF, encoded by the coding sequence ATGGCTGAATTTTTTTCGGATAATACGCGTGAGCGCATACGGTCCGCGAGTGACATCGTGGACATCATCGGTTCGTACGTGCCGTTAAAACGCGCGGGCGCAAACTTCGTCGCGCTGTGCCCGTTCCACAAGGAAAAGAGCCCGAGCTTCAACGTCAATCCGCAGCGGCAAATTTTTCATTGCTTCGGCTGCCACAAGGGCGGAGATGTCTTTACCTTTGTTCAGGAGTACGAGAACATTCCTTTTCCCGATGCGGTTCGGCGACTTGCCGAGCGAGCAAAGATTCCGCTGGAAACCGAAAACAATCCCGCCCAGCAACAGACCCGCCACATCAAAGACAGCCTGCTGCAAATCCACGAGCAGATTGCGCAACGCTGGCAGAACGCGCTCGCGACTGAAGCCGGTGGACAAATCGCGCGCGACTATTTGGCGAAGCGCGGCGTATCGGAAGAAGCGATTAAAATTTTTCGGCTCGGTTATGCGCCGGATGCGTGGGACGACACGGTGAATTGGGCGAAAAGCAAAGGCCACGAGCTGGCGCTGGTGGAGCAGGGCGGCTTGATTTTGGCCAAGGATGGAGGCGGCCATTACGACCGGTTTCGCGGGCGGCTGATGTTTCCCATTTGCGATGAGCAAGCGCGAATCATCGGTTTCAGCGGACGTGTTTTGTCCGGCGACCAGAAAACGGCGAAGTATGTAAACTCACCAGAGACGCCGATTTTTACGAAGGGAAAAGTTTTCTTCGGTTTGGATAAATCGAAGCGCGCTTTGCTGGATGCGCAATCGGCGATCGTGTGCGAAGGGCAGTTGGACCTCATCGCGTGTTTCATGTCGGGTGTGCAAAATATCGTCGCGCCGCAAGGCACGGCGCTGACGGCGGACCATGCGCGAATATTGAAGCGTTACGTGGATGAAGTCGTGTTGTGTTTCGATTCGGACAATGCGGGACAGAATGCGGCGGTACGTTCGCTGGATAGTTTGCTGGCATCGGGTCTGGCGATTCGCGTGGCGTTGGTTCCTGCGCCGCATGACCCGGACAGTTTCATCAAGGAATTCGGCGGTGAAGCGTTCAAACAATTAATCGAAAAGGCGGATGGATTTTTTGATTATTATTTGAATCGCTTGTGCGCGACCAATGATCTCGCAACGGACAAAGGCCGATTAGCGGTGTTGGAAGCGATGGCCGAGGCGGTGCATAAAACTGGCAACGTAGTCCTCGTTGATAAATATGCGCAAAAGACCGCGCTGCGGTTGAGCGTTTCACCCGAGGCGGTGCGAACTGAATTTAAAAAAGCTTCGCGTCTCAAACGCGGGCCGACGGCGATTGAGCAGGAAAATGCGGCGGCGGAAGCTTCGCTTTCAGCGGAGGCCGGCTCGACCGCGGTTCCAGAAATTAAACCAACGCCGCTCGAATATTATCTGCTAAAAATTTTGCTGTTGCATGAAGACACGGTGGAATGGATTCACACGCATTTTGATCCTCAATGGGTGCTGCATCATCGCGTGCGGGAAATTTTGTTGATCCGCCTAAGCATGCGCGAAGCTGGGACGTGGCAGGGAGTCGCTGCCTTATTGACCCAATGTGAAGCGGTGGAATTGCGGCGGATGATCACGGAAGCGACCGCTGAAGACCGCCCGATTCCAAACACGATGCAGCAACTGACCGACATCGTTTTGCGGTTGCGCAATCAGTTTGTTGACCGGCAACTCACCGCCCTGACTCATCGCGCCGCGCAGCCCGAACTTGGCGATGACGAACGCCTGGAAGTAATGCAGCGCCAGCAAAGTTTACGCCAGTTGAAACGGCAGCCGCTCGCGCCGCTCGATGGCCGCGGCGAAGAGCCGTTTTGA
- a CDS encoding CvpA family protein has protein sequence MHANHMLINWFDVLVLITVLFGMNRGRKHGMSEEIMVTFQWVAIILAGAFLYKPVGDMLAMSSPVSHLFCYIAIYIAAAIVTKIAFSMLKKAMGGKLIGSDVFGGGEYYLGMIAGGIRFSCMLIAGLALLNAPYYSAQDITAARAYQNDVFGSNFFPELSTIQQDVFRDSLLGNLVKQRAGILLIASTKSEVVKVKRAKDDLP, from the coding sequence ATGCACGCCAATCACATGTTGATAAACTGGTTTGATGTCCTGGTGCTGATCACGGTGCTGTTCGGAATGAATCGCGGTCGCAAGCACGGGATGTCGGAAGAAATCATGGTGACGTTCCAATGGGTGGCTATCATCCTGGCGGGCGCATTTCTTTATAAACCCGTCGGCGACATGCTGGCGATGAGTTCGCCGGTGAGCCATTTGTTCTGTTACATCGCTATTTATATCGCGGCGGCAATCGTGACGAAGATCGCGTTTTCGATGCTTAAAAAAGCGATGGGAGGGAAATTGATCGGCAGCGATGTTTTCGGCGGCGGGGAATATTATTTGGGAATGATCGCGGGCGGCATACGCTTTAGTTGCATGTTGATCGCTGGGTTGGCGTTGTTGAACGCGCCTTATTACAGCGCCCAGGACATCACCGCGGCGCGCGCGTATCAGAATGACGTTTTCGGCAGCAATTTCTTCCCGGAACTTTCCACCATTCAACAGGATGTTTTCCGTGATTCCCTCCTCGGCAACCTGGTCAAACAACGTGCGGGAATCCTGTTGATCGCTTCCACAAAATCCGAAGTCGTTAAGGTCAAGCGGGCAAAAGACGATTTGCCATAA